The nucleotide sequence CTCGTCCACGACGTCTACGTCAAGATCGACCGCGTGGTGGCCGTGGACGGCGACCCCGACGACGCGCTCAACCTCTCGCcccccaagccccgccacatcTTCTCCCACCTCCTCAAGCTCATGCTCTTCACCATCGCCAAGCCGTTCCACGGCATGCGCGgcccgggcggcgcgggcggcggccggccGCTGTTCCCGCGGCTCGCCCAGCACTCGCCCGTACAGGTGCTCAGGGGCTTCTCCCACGTCCGCAACCTCCGGGTGGAGCTCCCCTCGGGCGACGTCGGCACGGAGGAGGGGGTGCTGCTCAGGTGGCGCGCCAGGTACGGCAGCACGCTCCAGAGCTgcgtcatcctcggcggcaccctCGTCGACCGCAAGCCCGCCGGCGCTGCCGGGCACGAGGcgtcggcggcggaggacggcgggaGCATGCCGGAGTCCTTCTACACCAACGGCGGGCTGAAGCTGCGCGTGGTGTGGACCATCAGCTCCCTCATCGCCGCGTCGACGCGGCACTACCTGCTCCGGTCGATCGTCAAGGAGCATCCGACGCTGCGGAGCCTGGTGCTGGCGGACGCCGACGGCCAGGGGACGCTGTGCATGGGCGCGGAGCAGCTCGCGGAGTTCAGGGAGAACCGGCTGGCGGCCTTGGCGTGCTCCAACAGGACGCAGGTGCCGGCGTGCAGCATGAAGCTCAAGTACGCGCCGTACCTCGAGCTGCCCGGCGGCCTGGGGCTGCAGGGCGCGACCCTGGTCGTCATCAAGCCGTCCAGCGATGGAGCCGGCGGGTGTCACGTTGGCCGGAAGGAGACCGAAGCCTTTGTGTCCGGCGCGTTCGATGGGCCGTTCAGGTTCGCGGCCAAGGCGCTGATGAAGCGGCGCACCTATCTGCTGGAGATGAACGGATTCTAGATGCCGTTGAGGTGTTTGTGGATGGATATCATATCTTGCTTTTGCAGTGCTTCTCATGAGCATAACTGTTTTCTGCTCGGGCAAATGCAGCTTCTGAATTGCGGTGTTGCTTGCATTGCATATAAGCTGCTGCATTACTCGTTGACAGATGTGTGTGAGCGCTGCTGTCTTATCTGTGGCGTTTGGGTGCACTCTGTTCTACTCGCGCGATCCACTCCTCCAAATTCCTATAGTAGCAATGGAAATTTCCGGAAAATTGACATATTGTAAAGAGACACACACTCTATGAAGAAGCTTAGCTTTGTATGTACCTGTTTAGTAGATCCTGGGTGAATCGATCTAGTGATCAAAAGCCAACAGTTGGTATCAGAACCTCGACGATCTACGATGACGGACAGCAACGCTGAGTCAAGTCCGGCAACGGCGGTTCAAAGGCGAACAAGTCCATCGACGGTGGTTCCAAGGCAAACAAGTCCGTCAACGGCGGTTCCAAGGCGAACAAGTCCATCGACGGTGGTTCCAAAGCGAACAAGTCCGTCAACGGCGGTTCCAAGGCGAACAAGAACGGCGACAAGGTGAAGAAGGGCGGCAAGTCAGCGACTAGTGGTGGAGGAACGGGCGGCGCCAACGTACTGGCGCATTGCAACATCCCCATCCAGTACCCGATGCTTACCGACGCCAACTATGGCGTGTGGGCGGTGAAGATGAAGATCATTCTCCGAACCCTTCGAGTGTGGGAGGCCATCACGGACGACGACGTCGACCAGGAGTGCGACGAAGGTGCCATGGCTGCCATAGCCCAGTCTGTGCCGGATTCCGTGCTGATAACATTGGCGGAGTTCAAGACAGCAAGAGAGGCGTGGAACGCACTCAAAGAGATGAGGATTGGAGAAGATCGCGTCACGAAGGCTCGGGCGCAAGTGCTGAAGCGCCAATTTCACAAGTTGCGGATGGAGGAAACTGACTTGGTGAACAACTATGCCATGCGTCTGACTACTTTGGTGGGAGAGTTCCGCGCGCTTGGTGCAAAGCTCGAGGAGGCCGAGATTGTGGAGAAGTTTTTCAGTTCGGTGACTGATAAATTCACGTACATCATCGGGACGCTCGAGCAGCTTTACGACATCGATGACATGACCATAACGGAGGCGATCGGACGCTTGCGGACATGGGAAGAGAATGCTTGTGGTTGTCGAAAAGGCAATGGAGGAGGTAGTGACCAACTTATGTACTCACGCGCAGATAGGGAGTCCCCAAGTAGCAAAGGAAGGCGCAACATTGGCGAAGGCTCAAGCAACGCGAAGCGCGGCGGACAAACCGAAGAAGGCAAAGGAAAAGGCAAGCCACAAGGTCGTGGTAAGGCAAAACCGGTCTAAAGAGCGGAAGCCACGGAACTTGGATATGTTCGAGATCaagtgctataactgcaatgagATGGGTCACTTTGCAAAGGATTGTCCGGAGCCTGACAAGcgggagatcaaggcaaatttggcGAAGCAGGAAGACGAACGTCCAGGTCTTCTGATGGCTGAAGTTTGTGATCTCGTGAAGCCTAACAAAGgggagatcaaggcaaatttgACGAAGCAGGAAGACGAACGTCCAGGTCTTCTGATGGCCAAAGTTTGTGATCTCGTCCAAACGGTGGTTGTGAAACCAAGCCGGAAGGTGCTACTTCATGAGAAAAAGGTAACACCAAAGTTATCCGGAAGCCAGAACGTGTCGTGGTATCTAGACACGGGTGCCAGTAACCACATGACGGGGTGCAAGGAGAAGTTCCTCGAGCTGGAATATGATGTTCAAGGCTCGGTCAAGTTCGGTGATGGTTCAAATGTGGAGATTGCGGGCAAGGCTCTGTCCTCTTCGAGGGTCTCATAGGAGAACATCGCATACTCACCGGAGCGTACTACATCCCACGGCTTCGCAACAACATCATCTCTGTCGGGAAACTTAATGAGAATGGATGCAAGGTGGATATTGAGAATGGAGTGATGACgatcttcgacaacctccgaaacgTGCTAGCCCATGTGAATCGCACGCGGAACCGGCTCTATATCCTCAACCTTGATcaatctcaaccggagtgttggctcgccaagagtgatgatgattcgtGGTTATGGCATGCTAGATTTGGACACGTTAATTTCTATGCCTTGAAGAAGATGTCGAAGATGGAGATGATATCTCGGATGCCGTTAATCGACCATGTTGATCGAGTATGTGACGGATGCTTTGTTGGAAAACAACACCGCAGACCGTTCCCTGCTCAGTCTACCTATCGTGCAAGTGATGCACTCGAGCTGCTCCATGGTGATATATGTGGCCCTATCACCCCAGCAACTCACGGAGGAAAGAAGTATTTCTTCCTAGTGGTAGATGACTACTCGAGATATATGTGGGTCGTTCTCCTACGATCTAAAGACGATGCATTTGAAGCGTTTAAGAAGCAGAAGGCTGCAACGGAGATGGAACACAAGCTGAAGGTTCGCGCTCTACGGACAGATCACGGCGGAGAGTTTACGTCGAAACGAGTTCAACGACTACTGCGAGAAGATTGGCATAAAGAGGTTCCTCATGGCACCTTATACACCACAGCAGAACGGGGTTGTTGAAAGGCGCAATCGAACCGTCGTTGACATGGCGAGAAGTTTACTCAAGAGCAAGAACTTGCCGGGGAATTTTTGGGGAGAAGCTGTCTCGACAGCAGTCTATCTTCTCAACCGGGCTCCAACGAAGGCAGTGATCAGCAAGACTCCATATGAAGCAATTTACGGACGGAAGCCGATTGTGTCTCATCTATGGACGTTTGGGTGTGTGGCACATGTGAAGACGGCGGAGCCGCATCTCTCAAAGCTTGCCGATCGCAGCACCAAGATGGTGTTCATCGGATACGAGAGGAGTTCCGGCACCAAGGCATACCGCTTCTACGATCCACGAACCAAGCGTCTACGGATTTCACGCGACATCGTGTTTGAAGAAAACCAAGCGTGGAATTGGAGCGCAGCGGCCGACGATGCTCCAAACAGTAACATATTCACAGTTGAATTTTCAACTGATGATGATGCAGGGGAGGACGTCCAGGTGGTTGGCAAGACACCCAACCAAGGTTACCACAATGGTAGTGATCATCATGGTGCCGACACCGACGACGACACGCATGGGTCGCAAGGTGATAGCGACAACGACGCGCAGGACACGGGCTGAGATCTCAGCAACGACATCGACAACGAGGCACATAGTGATGATGACAATCAAGATGATGGTCACGGTCACGATGACTACGCCGACGACGCAGATGTCGACAACGAGGATGCCAACGATCCAGCATCTACCATGCCGAGACTCAACGGTCTTACTCAAGTGCATCGACGCCGACACAATTTGTGTCGCCTCCTTCGCAAGCCACAACAGATTCTTCCGGGCCTCGTCGCTACAAGACCCTCAAGAAAGTCTACAAGTACGCAAAGCCAGTTACACTCGAGTACTCCGATTTGTGTTTACTCGGAGTTGAGGAGCCGGCGAACTTCGTAGAGGCGAGCAAAGTTCAAGTTGTATGCACGCCATGGATGAGGAGATGAAGGCGACCGAGAGCAATGGCATGTGGACTTTGATAACCCGACCTCTGAACCAAAAGGCCATAGGTTTGAAGTGGGTTTACAAGTTGAAGGACACGAAGGGTGCCATTGTGAAGCACAAGGCAAGACTCGTTGCAAAGGGCTACGTACAacatcaaggagttgactatgaggagGTGTTTGCACCGGTTGCTCGAATCGAGACGGTGAGAGTGCTCCTAGCTTTGGCAGCACAAGAGGATTGGAAGGTTCATCATATGGATGTGAAATCCGCTTTCCTCAACGGCGACCTCAAAGAAGAAGTGTACGTGAAAGAACCCCTCAGCTACGAGAGTAAAGAAGAAGGGAAAGTTTACAAGCTCAAGAAGGCACTTCACAGGCTGAAGCAAGCGCCAAGAATTTGGAACTCAATGTTAGACCGAAGTTTGGTCTTGCACGGGTTCAAAAGATGTACCTACGAGGATCCGAAAGAGAGTCTACCAAGCACCAAAGAATAGATGAAGGTTGAAGACACGATCAAAGAGGAGCGCTGGCGTCAAGCTACGGACGAGCTCACGACAGCAAAGACGGTCCCTGAAATGCTACAAGTGACCACAAAAGCAATGCCAAAGATAAAGACTACGAATAGCAGCAGTCGCATTTGGGATTCAGGTCACACCGAGGACAGTCATGTTTAAGGGGGTGAATATTAGGATTAAACACGACTGCTAGTCCGTGTATGTTCTGTGCACGTGCGGATGCGTGTGTCCGTGTAGGTTTCCTAATAGACATTAGCTTATATATAGTGCAGCTACTGTTACGACACTGTTATTCAAGTATCACACAGCAAGACATAAGCTCGAAAGTCATCTACAAATTCTTATACATCAACTAGAACTAGGAAACATAAACGAGGATGCACGATCAAGAGGGAGCAGAATGGGCTAATCCCCAACGGCCCCCAAGAGACCACAAAAGGCTATATCAGTATATAGCTAACCGATAACCTGCAAAAGCTAATAAACTCCGAAGCCATCATCCTGGGAGCCTACAAACCAGGTCTCCAGGAAATGGTAATACGAAAGTATAAGGGAATTCTAACCATGCATCAACATATCACAGTTTCAAAGCAGGATAGCAAATGAACATCTTCAACATCAGCCAAAGGTAGGAGGGACAGAGAGTTCCACTGAAGATCACCCAGCCATGGTCCTGTTGGTCCCTATCCTCCACCCGTGCGTCGCCTTGAAGACTTCACTTGCAATCAGCTCAACCATTTTTACGCCCCACTTTATTGCTCTTTGTCTTTAtggggtttttctgcaaaatatTCCAATCATGAAGCTATTTGATAATCATATTAACAGGTGTACAAGGATCAATCACGCTGTTGTTAACAAAAATAATATTATTTCTCAGTTTCCAAATAGTACAGAAAATAACAGATATTCAAACCACAACTAGGTTCTTTTCATTTTCATGAAATCTTAATAACCAAATATAGAACAGGCCATGTACACTATCAAGTATATAATGCAGATTGAAAGAACACTTCATGATATTCCAGCAATTTAGCCACAGGACACCACAAGAGTAAATGATTTATAGATTCATTCCTTCCGCAATATGGACATCTGTTATCACCAAGCCACCCTCTCCTAAGAAGTTTCTCATTAGGTAGGATGGCTATTAAAATAAGGGATACCAGTTAGTGAAGACTATTAAAGTAATTCTACCAGGACTAACAAATATTCTGCTTGCCCATTGCTGCATTTCTTATCCATTTTATCTTCACGAGGTTTCCAGTTCTTATTTCTAATTATTTTGTCATCAATAGATAATCCCAGGTATCTCATAGGAAGAGAACCTATAGGACAAGTAAAGATGTTTGCATAGTTTTCCGCGTCGCTAATAGCATCTCCAAAAAAACAATTCACTCTTATGAAAGTTGTTTTTTAGGGCAGAATTGTTCAAATAGACAAAGAACAAATTTCAAATTATGAGCACGATTATAATCATCTCATAAAAGAAAAACAATGTCATCATCATACTCCAGCATATTGACGCCACCATTACCCCTAGCTTTGTCCATGGACATGACCAAAGATCAACAACTAGATCAAAAATCAAGTGAGACAAGGAATCTCCTTGCTTTAACCCCTTATGTGTAGGAAAATAAGGGTCAATATTATGATTAACCGTTATACTGACATTTCCCCCCTTAATGGTATGCATAGCCCAATCAATCCACTTATCAGGGGAGCCTTTTATTTTGATCATTTGGAAAAGAAAAGGTCATTAACCTTATCATGCACACCACACTAAATTGACTAGAAGGGCAAACATGCACACCACACCACGGATGAACGCATGGAACTGCGCCAACACCACCCCCATCATAACAGCCGAGACAATCGACTTTCACCTGCTGCATTGTGTTTGCCGACTTCTGCGTAGAGTAGAAAGAATGGCACAATGCTTTGCGTTTGTTTAACAAAGCCAGGGACTATTATGGTAGTGCTCAAAATGGTAATCCATACTACACACATTATCGCAGTGATAGAGGTAACCTGATCAAGGTCGTCGTTTCCAAGGCACAACTTGAGCGTAGCTCAGATGATTAGGTTCCTTATGCTGAAACCAACCCACCATAGTTCAAGTTTTAGACTTGGCGCTGGTGCTCACATTTTCTGTAGTGACTTCATCAATTCCAAAATGTTGTGCCGGTTCGGTATTTCGAAGATGCTCATAGCGGCAGCGTGCGCTCATAAGGATAAGTGTATCTGCGTGTATGTGGCATCTAcgttgtaccgtgttaaaaaaagcACAACTTAATGGCGCCTGCTTCTTCATGTTTGCATGGCCTCAAGTGTATCCAAAGGATGCAACGCACCAGTTCTTGTAATCTAATGTATTGGAGCATGTTATTTTACGAAGTGGCGTGTGTTGATGTGGTTGCTGTATTCAGTGTCAGCTTTCAGAACAGAGATTTCTGTATCACTGTATGAGGACACTAACAGCTTATTCAATAACTGTGTGTCATCGTCAACTCTTTTTTTACGGGGTACCAATTCTCCTAACATGGTTGACCTGTTGTTTGTTGTTGATCATATCCGCAAAGCGTGTAATAGCTTGTTTTTAAAGGTGTTGACTGTGGACGAGAGAAAGAATGAGCAATCCACCTTAGGTGGTGCTGTGATTGATCTCTGCTTATACAGGGTCAGTACAGAGGGAGCGCCGAGCGCTAGCGAGGGCGCGTGGTTGATCGTGGAGATCGTGTACAGGAGCATGCAGGACGTGGGCGAGTGGGGGTTCTAATCTATATAGCTAACACCCCGCCGCAGTTGAAGCATCCGGGGGGCGGATGCATAAACTGGAACGAAAATCTTGGAATGCCGTGGTCAGGAGTCCCTTGGTGAGCATGTCCGCGAACTGCTGCTTGGTCGGCACATGGACCACGCGAAGCTTGCCGAGCGCCACCTGTTCGCGGACGAAGTGGATATCCAGCTCTATGTGCTTCATCCTCCGTTGGTGAACTGGGTTGGAAGACATGTACACCGAGGAGATGTTGTTGCAGAACACCACGCTCGCTTTTGGCATGGGAATGAAGAGCTCCCCCTAGGAGTTGACGAAGCCAGCAACATTCTGCAACGGCGTTGGCGACAACGCGGTACTCCGCCTCCGCGCTCGAGCGGGACACGGTGGCCTGGCGTTTTGTTGACCAAGAGATGAGGGAGTCACCGAGGTACACAGCGTAGTCGGACGTCGAGCGGCGTGTGTCGGGGTAGCCGGCCCAGTCCGCGTCGGAGTAGGCCACAAGGTCGAGTGACGGCGCGCGCTGGAGATGGAGACCATGAGACGTGGTGCCCCGTAGGTAACGCAGCACCCGTTTGGCGAGGGCGAGGTGCGGTGCTCGCGGATCGTGCATGACTAGACAGCATTGTTGCACCGCATAGGCGATGTCAGGGCGCGTCATGCACATGTActggagggcacccacgatgctgCGGTACTCGGTTGGATCCGGAACAGGTGCGCCGTCGACAACAGAGAGCTTGCCGTGCGTGTCAACATGCGTGGGCAGCGGCTTGCAGGACGTCATGTTGGCGCGCTCGAGCAGCTCCTCAGCGTACTTCTGTTGGGAGAGGAAGAAGCCATGTTCCGTGCGAGTGACGGCGAtcccgaggaagtagtggagggaGCCGAGGTCCTTCATGGAGAACTCGCCGGAGAGTTGGCGCTGCAGGTGTTGAAGAAGAGCCGTCGACGAGGCCGAGaggacgatgtcgtcgacgtagaggagGAGGTAGGCGTCACCCGCGTTGCTATGGAGCACGAATAGCGAGGGATTTGCGCGTGAGCTGGCGAAGCCGAGCTGGTGCGCGAAGGCCGCGAACCGGGCGAACCACGCGcctggtgcttgtttgaggccgtaCAACGACTTGTCGAGGAGGCACACATGCTCGGGGTGCTGCGCGTCAACAAAACCTGCAGGTTGTTGACAGTAGACGCGCTCGGCGAGACGCCCGTGGAGAAAGGCGTTGttgacgtccatttgatgaacCGGCCAGTTGCGCGTGGCAGCAATGGTGAGGACGACGCGGATCGTGGCGGCCTTGACGACGGGAGAGAACGTCTCGTCGAAGTCCACGCCAGGTCGTTGAGAGAACCCGCGCAGTAGCCAACGTGCTTTGTACCGTTCGAGCGACCCGTCCGCCTTGAACTTGTGGCGAAAGAGCCATTTGCCGGTGACGACATTGACGCTGGGGGGCCGTGGCACGAGCCGGCAAGTTGCATTCTCCATCAGCGCCCTGTACTCCACCTGCATAGCAGACAGCCAACATGGATCTTGCAAAGCAGAGCACACCGATCGGggtatgggtgagatggcagtgtcggCGACAGTGGCAGTAAGGCTGTCGACATACTTTGGGTTGGGCACGAACTTGTCGGCCTTAGCGCGCGTAGTCATGGTGTGGGTTGGGATGGGCGCGACGCGGCGCCTTGGACGCGGTGGCATGGGTAGTGGCGAAGGGGTGTTGCTGGGAGCAGTGGTGGGTGTGCTGGTGGGAGGGGTGGCTGGATCAGCTGTCGGTGTAGGTGCCGTAGGCGAGGAAggggctgtgacgcccggataattaagctacagtaaccctctactaatgttgccacgtcaccatgattactgttgataatctcgcgatgATTCAAAACTCGTTCAAATACATATTTGAAATAAAGTTAAACTAGAAGAGTTtacaaaagtcaaaactaaaatgttctaaatgtagcaagtaattcataataaatattggtggagaaaccaaaccttTAAAACATGTTTAAATGCTCAAAAGTAATTAACCTAGTGGCTAAAACAATTAGATAAAtgacttttgtattttataaaatcctaaaCTAATTTATTTGGAAGTCAAGCTTTTATGGCAGAGGCTTAATTTACAACATTAATTTAGGCACTAATTATTTATTATATAGAGTTAAAATAAATTGGaagttaaaagaaaacagaaaagaaaataaataaaagagagaaaatacaaaagaggaaaacaaacaaaaaaagaggaaaggaaaaccccccggggctccggcccagcaggccaccggccgaactgggccacgacccaccaggccggcccacaccgccccactcccttatcccccttTCCCCCGTAACCTAATCCAACCACCCCCACTCCCCCCCGCAAAATATCCTTCCCCTCTCCTccgattggatcgggaggagaccaccGCGCCCGGAGCCGACGCCGCCTCGCCGGGCCTCCCTCACCTCGCCTTCCTCTTCGTTGTCGACCGCGTCTCCGACACCCAACTCGAGCACCGTTGCCCCGGACCCTACCTCCCCCTCGTGAGCGCCCCTCCTTTCTCTGCCCTGGACCGCACCCGCGCGTGCACCGTGGCTGTCCGCTGCTGCTCTCGCCGCGCCCCGCTCCGCTCCACTTCGGCGGCCCGCTCTCACCATGGCCTCGCCCCGCTTCGGCCCCTTCTGCTTCTCGCGCGCCTTGCCTCCATCGCTGCGCGCCGCCACTCCTCGATACCCCCGCGCCGGCTCCACCCTTCGTTGCCAcggctcgccccccccccctccgccgCGCCTCCACCACATCCCTTGCCGGCACCCGCGCGGTCCCCACCGCTCGCGCCCACAGCCGCCAGGCTCGGCGCCCTACTGCGCCGATGGCCACGCGCCGCCTTGCCGTCGTCGCGCTGCGCGCGTCGCCCCAACCGTTCGCCCTCGCCTCCTCTGTGCCCCGGCCTCGTCTCGTCCGCCCCGACGCACCGTCTTGTCGCCCCGGCACCGCCTGCATCCCCACAGCCTCGCCCTGCCGTGGCATCTCCGCTGCCATGTCGGCGCCGGCCGGCGCCGCACCGGCGTCCTCCCCTCGTCGTGGCACCGACTGGCCGCGCCCACGCCCGCAGCGGCACACCGCCCGCACCCGCTCCGGTTGGCCTTTggccctatgacaaacggggcccccACCCCAGAACGATTTTTTTAAAAGgaataaaatatatatataataaaaataaaaacaattaattaattaattaaagaaataattaacttaattaattttgattaacaaaactaattaaacattacttatctaattaacctggttagttaattagctaattaattagtatgacagtggggcccaccccttaattaatactaattaggttaattaatatgtctaattaaaatgtgtcactgaccagtgggacccactggtcaggttgactagtcaaccctgttgactgctgacgtcagcatgacatcatgctgatgtcataaatccattttcagattaaattaaataattaattaaattctagaagttaataaaatatttagaaaatcatatcttttaatccgtaactcggattaaattattttcaacatgaaagttgctcagaacgacgagacgaatccggatacgcagcccgttcatccgccacgcatccctagcatagcaaacacgcaacttttctcctccggttcatctgtccgaaaacatgaaacaccggaaatactttccccccttcaccggtaccaccctGTACCGCGTTAGggtacacctagcatcacgctttgtcatgtcatgcaacgtcatgcatttgtttgcattatatttattgtttctcccccctcttctctcgctagacaccgagaccgatgacgctgctacccag is from Triticum aestivum cultivar Chinese Spring chromosome 3A, IWGSC CS RefSeq v2.1, whole genome shotgun sequence and encodes:
- the LOC123062381 gene encoding F-box protein At4g18380 yields the protein MHPKARIHADPAAPEPDRIDGLPDSLVLLILNKLEDVHSLGRCAAVCRRFSDLVPLVHDVYVKIDRVVAVDGDPDDALNLSPPKPRHIFSHLLKLMLFTIAKPFHGMRGPGGAGGGRPLFPRLAQHSPVQVLRGFSHVRNLRVELPSGDVGTEEGVLLRWRARYGSTLQSCVILGGTLVDRKPAGAAGHEASAAEDGGSMPESFYTNGGLKLRVVWTISSLIAASTRHYLLRSIVKEHPTLRSLVLADADGQGTLCMGAEQLAEFRENRLAALACSNRTQVPACSMKLKYAPYLELPGGLGLQGATLVVIKPSSDGAGGCHVGRKETEAFVSGAFDGPFRFAAKALMKRRTYLLEMNGF